In Wolinella succinogenes DSM 1740, a single genomic region encodes these proteins:
- a CDS encoding A/G-specific adenine glycosylase → MHQDAQTSLLLWYQANGRHHLPWRHPLHPYEILISEMMLQQTQVNTVLERFYYPFLERFPTLESIARAEESEILLAWRGLGYYSRARNLHALAKTCQQGLPRSVSELEGLPGIGAYTARAIACFGFRESVAILDGNIKRILSRFFALLGVGERELWRRAEEFLNPLAAFDHNQALLDVGALLCKPKNPLCQECPLSPWCKGKEDPLRYTPSKTRRYEELELFYGICIQEGRVAMVQSQERLYKGLWGFVPLLGAPLDSSSLGMIKHGYTKYKITAHLYEIRSLPGDSKPSWIPLGELEHLPLSILAHKLWSCFLERSSLK, encoded by the coding sequence ATGCACCAAGACGCTCAAACATCTCTTCTTTTGTGGTACCAAGCTAATGGGAGGCATCACCTCCCTTGGCGCCATCCCCTGCACCCCTATGAAATCTTAATTAGCGAGATGATGCTCCAGCAGACGCAAGTCAATACGGTTTTAGAGCGATTCTACTATCCTTTTTTGGAGCGATTCCCGACGCTTGAGAGTATCGCTAGGGCAGAAGAATCGGAGATTCTTTTGGCTTGGCGAGGGCTTGGCTACTACTCTAGAGCAAGAAATCTTCACGCCTTAGCCAAAACCTGCCAGCAGGGACTTCCAAGAAGCGTGAGTGAGCTTGAGGGATTGCCTGGCATTGGCGCTTATACGGCTAGAGCGATCGCCTGTTTTGGTTTTAGAGAGAGTGTGGCCATCCTCGATGGCAACATCAAGCGAATCCTCAGTCGATTCTTTGCTCTTTTGGGGGTGGGCGAGAGAGAGCTATGGAGGAGGGCGGAAGAGTTTTTAAATCCACTCGCCGCCTTTGATCACAATCAAGCGCTCCTTGATGTGGGCGCGCTCCTGTGTAAGCCCAAGAATCCGCTTTGCCAAGAGTGCCCTCTCTCTCCCTGGTGCAAGGGCAAAGAGGATCCCCTGCGATACACCCCTTCTAAGACGAGGCGCTATGAGGAGCTGGAGCTCTTTTATGGAATCTGTATCCAAGAGGGGAGGGTGGCGATGGTGCAGAGTCAAGAGAGGCTTTACAAGGGACTTTGGGGATTTGTGCCGCTTCTAGGGGCGCCTTTAGACTCTTCTAGTCTTGGAATGATTAAGCATGGCTACACCAAATACAAAATCACTGCCCACCTCTATGAGATACGCTCCCTCCCCGGGGATAGTAAGCCCTCTTGGATTCCCCTAGGAGAGCTTGAGCATCTCCCCCTCTCTATTCTCGCACACAAACTTTGGAGCTGCTTTTTGGAACGCTCTAGCCTAAAGTAA
- a CDS encoding IS3 family transposase, with amino-acid sequence MKEAYEQSGRIYGYRTVTKNLVTSGILISKKRVARLTGEDQNVASQN; translated from the coding sequence ATCAAAGAGGCTTATGAGCAGAGTGGGCGTATTTATGGATATCGAACTGTTACAAAAAATCTTGTGACATCAGGTATTTTAATCAGTAAAAAGCGCGTTGCAAGATTGACGGGTGAGGACCAAAATGTGGCTTCGCAGAATTAG
- a CDS encoding IS3-like element IS1302 family transposase gives MVEFSKDLGEEKMSRKRKSYSAEFKTRVVLELLGGEETVAQIASKYEITPKSLIDWKKQFLENASLVFDVGSATKAYKDEIEELKTENDALAKKLGKTTIERDWAVGKLKSLGLSNKKDLVTPKLKNLSMARQCEIIDLNRSTLYYEPKPISDNDLKIMKRIDEIYTDISSTYGYRFMHRQLLEDGFSIGVNKVNKLMNTMGIQAIFPKKKRHTSIKNYKHKIYPYLLRELEINRANQVWSGDITYIPIKGGFVYLCAIIDWHSKTILSWKISTTMDTSLVTDVLKEAIEKYDIPVIFNSDQGSQYTSHEHTELLKKHNIQISMNGKGRSIDNIAIERFFRTLKYDEIYINEYSSISDLRFKVSRYINFYNHNRFHSALNYQKPMNVYLEGLKNVA, from the coding sequence ATGGTAGAATTTTCTAAAGATTTAGGAGAGGAAAAAATGAGTAGAAAAAGAAAAAGCTATAGTGCAGAATTTAAAACTAGAGTTGTCTTAGAATTACTAGGTGGCGAAGAGACTGTAGCACAGATTGCCAGTAAATATGAGATTACACCAAAAAGTCTCATTGATTGGAAAAAGCAGTTTTTAGAGAATGCATCACTAGTATTTGATGTAGGTTCGGCTACTAAAGCCTATAAAGATGAGATAGAAGAGCTAAAAACAGAGAATGATGCTCTAGCAAAGAAATTAGGAAAAACAACCATAGAGAGGGATTGGGCAGTGGGAAAGCTAAAGAGCTTGGGCTTATCAAATAAAAAAGATCTTGTCACACCCAAGCTAAAGAATCTCTCCATGGCAAGACAATGTGAAATAATAGATTTAAATCGCTCAACCCTTTATTATGAACCTAAACCCATATCAGACAATGATTTAAAAATCATGAAAAGGATAGATGAGATATATACTGATATATCCTCAACCTATGGCTATCGGTTTATGCATAGGCAGCTTTTGGAAGATGGATTTTCAATTGGTGTAAATAAAGTCAATAAGCTAATGAACACTATGGGGATACAGGCAATCTTTCCAAAAAAGAAACGACACACATCCATTAAAAACTATAAACATAAAATCTATCCATATCTACTACGAGAGCTTGAAATTAACAGAGCCAATCAGGTTTGGAGTGGAGATATTACCTATATCCCAATCAAGGGTGGTTTCGTGTATTTGTGCGCCATTATTGATTGGCACAGTAAAACGATACTCTCATGGAAAATATCAACAACTATGGATACATCTCTTGTAACAGATGTTTTAAAAGAAGCCATTGAAAAATATGACATTCCTGTAATATTCAACTCCGACCAAGGTAGCCAATATACCAGCCATGAACATACAGAACTTCTCAAGAAACACAACATTCAAATCTCTATGAACGGTAAAGGCAGATCCATTGATAATATTGCCATTGAGAGATTTTTTAGGACTTTAAAATATGATGAAATCTATATCAATGAGTATAGCTCTATTTCAGATCTCAGATTTAAGGTTTCAAGATATATCAATTTTTACAATCACAATAGATTTCATTCAGCACTAAATTATCAAAAGCCCATGAATGTTTATCTAGAAGGGTTGAAAAACGTTGCTTAA